The Fimbriimonas ginsengisoli Gsoil 348 genome window below encodes:
- a CDS encoding PstS family phosphate ABC transporter substrate-binding protein has translation MSNQSNLNMKWVAGLAGLTLAGALLAGCGSGGDSTATGATTGAETKGPAPKAGDKSALNIDGSTTVYPIASAMGEEFGAANSDVSVVVNKAGTGSGFQKFERGEIDIATASRPIKAEEDKALKDKGIDYIELPVAFDGVSIVVNPANKWITNVTLDEMKKAWAPGSPIKMWSDINPAYPKEKINFYGPTENHGTYEYFTEAVVGKKNTIREDYQPNQEYTAIIQSVSGDKDGIAYVGFNYYDTNRDKVKALTVNGVAPEADTILGGTYTPLSRPLFLYVSKKALADKPSVKKFVDYALSDAGLKAVTEAKYVLLPKEAYDLVRKRFEAGTAGSVFMSAKPGMKIQDVLAKESAGK, from the coding sequence ATGTCGAACCAATCCAACCTTAACATGAAGTGGGTCGCCGGCCTTGCTGGCCTAACGCTCGCGGGAGCCCTCCTTGCCGGTTGCGGCAGCGGCGGCGACTCCACCGCCACAGGCGCAACGACGGGAGCGGAGACCAAGGGTCCTGCTCCTAAGGCCGGTGATAAGAGTGCTCTCAACATCGACGGCAGTACCACCGTCTATCCGATCGCCAGCGCCATGGGAGAAGAGTTCGGCGCGGCCAACAGCGACGTCTCCGTCGTCGTCAACAAAGCCGGCACCGGCAGCGGATTCCAAAAGTTCGAGCGAGGCGAGATCGATATCGCCACCGCTTCCCGCCCGATCAAAGCGGAAGAGGACAAGGCGCTCAAGGATAAGGGGATCGACTACATCGAACTTCCGGTCGCCTTTGACGGCGTCTCGATCGTGGTGAACCCGGCCAACAAGTGGATCACCAACGTCACCCTCGACGAGATGAAGAAGGCATGGGCTCCGGGCAGCCCGATTAAGATGTGGAGCGACATCAACCCCGCTTATCCCAAGGAGAAGATCAACTTCTACGGGCCGACGGAGAACCACGGCACCTACGAGTACTTCACCGAAGCGGTAGTGGGCAAAAAGAACACGATCCGCGAGGATTATCAGCCGAACCAGGAGTACACCGCCATCATTCAGTCGGTCTCTGGCGACAAAGACGGCATCGCGTACGTCGGCTTCAACTACTACGACACGAACCGGGACAAGGTGAAGGCACTCACCGTCAACGGAGTCGCCCCCGAAGCCGACACGATCCTCGGTGGAACCTACACCCCGCTTTCCCGGCCTCTCTTCCTGTACGTTTCCAAGAAAGCGCTTGCCGATAAGCCTTCGGTCAAGAAGTTCGTGGACTACGCCCTCAGCGACGCCGGGCTCAAAGCGGTCACCGAGGCCAAGTACGTGCTGCTTCCCAAGGAAGCTTACGACCTCGTAAGAAAGCGATTCGAAGCGGGTACCGCCGGTTCCGTCTTCATGAGCGCCAAGCCTGGAATGAAGATCCAGGACGTTCTGGCGAAAGAATCCGCCGGCAAGTAA
- the pstC gene encoding phosphate ABC transporter permease subunit PstC yields the protein MPTTAQQTIVAVAEKPWRRSLGARGIRQGIVRWFCFAAALVSVATTFGIVTVLLTQSWPFFQHVSLASFFGGTVWKPTTSPPSFGILPLITGTLMITVGAGLVALPLGLLSAIFMSEYAPKRVRGILKPALELLAGIPTVVYGYFGLFFVTPLLRHVLPSIQSSNALSGAVVVGIMILPLVSSLCEDALAAVPRALREGAYGLGSTKMEVTTRIVVPAALSGIMASFILALSRALGETMAVTLAAGANPQLTLNPAKSIETMTAYIVNTSKGDISTTGLVFPSLFAVGATLFAITMVMNLIAQRLVKRFRQVYA from the coding sequence GTGCCAACCACTGCTCAGCAGACGATCGTCGCCGTGGCCGAAAAGCCGTGGCGGCGGTCGCTCGGCGCGAGGGGAATCCGGCAGGGGATCGTTCGGTGGTTCTGCTTTGCAGCCGCGCTTGTAAGCGTGGCCACGACGTTTGGAATCGTCACCGTGCTGCTCACGCAGTCGTGGCCCTTCTTTCAGCACGTTTCCCTGGCCAGCTTTTTTGGCGGGACGGTGTGGAAGCCCACGACGTCTCCCCCGAGCTTCGGCATCTTGCCGCTTATCACCGGCACCCTCATGATTACCGTCGGCGCGGGCTTGGTGGCGCTGCCGCTCGGCCTCCTGAGCGCGATTTTCATGAGCGAGTACGCCCCCAAGCGGGTTCGAGGAATCCTGAAGCCGGCCCTGGAGCTTCTCGCGGGAATTCCGACGGTCGTCTATGGCTACTTCGGCCTCTTCTTCGTGACCCCTCTGTTGCGGCACGTGCTCCCCAGCATCCAGAGCTCCAACGCCCTCTCCGGCGCGGTCGTCGTCGGCATCATGATTCTGCCTCTCGTCTCCTCGCTCTGCGAGGACGCTCTCGCCGCCGTTCCCCGAGCCCTGCGAGAGGGGGCGTACGGCTTGGGCTCCACCAAGATGGAGGTCACCACGCGCATCGTCGTCCCGGCTGCCCTCTCGGGCATCATGGCTTCGTTCATCCTCGCTCTCTCTCGGGCACTGGGGGAGACGATGGCGGTCACTCTTGCCGCCGGCGCGAACCCTCAGCTCACCCTGAATCCGGCGAAGAGCATCGAGACGATGACCGCGTACATCGTTAACACGAGCAAGGGGGACATCTCTACCACCGGGCTTGTTTTCCCCTCGCTTTTCGCGGTCGGCGCGACTCTCTTCGCCATCACGATGGTGATGAACCTGATCGCGCAACGGCTGGTGAAGCGATTCCGACAGGTGTACGCATGA